The following is a genomic window from Polaribacter atrinae.
GTTCTAAATGACCACTTGATGATACTGGTAAAAACTCTGTTAATCCTTGTATAATCCCTAAGATTATTGCCTCTAATATATCCATTTCTATTTTTTTGGATTTGCTAAAATAGCATAAATTTCAATTCCTAAACCTAAAATCACTAATGTTGGCGCTAAACGAATGCGTTGCCAATTGTAGATTTCTTCATTAAAAAACTCCGGATCGTCACTTCCTCCGCCAGCCATAAAAATAAAGCCTAAAGCAATAACCATGAGTCCGATAATCATGAAAGTATAATTTCTTTTACCAAATAAAAAAACTGGTTGTTCTGTATTTTCGTTTTTCATTGTATTAATAATAAAGTTCGTCTGTTTTTAAGTTTAAAAAACGTTGAGTTGCAAAGTAAGTACTGATCCAAGTAATTAAAAAGGCTGAA
Proteins encoded in this region:
- a CDS encoding DUF3098 domain-containing protein → MKNENTEQPVFLFGKRNYTFMIIGLMVIALGFIFMAGGGSDDPEFFNEEIYNWQRIRLAPTLVILGLGIEIYAILANPKK